The genomic stretch GCTGTCGTTCATTCCAAAATGATAGTAATCCTCCCGCCTGCATACAAACCCGGCATTGATCATATTGTGTAGCAGCAGAAATGGTGGTTCCGGTGATTGGGTGGGCCATATTCCTTTGGTGCCATCAAAATAGTTTACCCAGCTGGAAACAAAGCTGATATTTTTATAAATATGTAGCAGGTCTATCCCCCGTTTATAAAAGTCCGGATGGACTTTGTCATCTGCATCGAGGAAAGCAATAAACTCGCCCGAGGCATTCCGGATGCCGGTATTTCTTGCTTCAGCAAGCCCTTTATTGTCCTGGTGGATCAGGGTGAAGTTGAATTCTTTCTGCAATAATATAATATTGGCAATGCTTTCGGCATCATCACTGCCATCATTTACTACTATGATTTCTGTTTGGGGATAATTTACCTGGTAAATGTTCTCGATGGTTTCCCTGATGTATTTCCCTGTATTGTAATAGGGGACTACAATAGATAACAGCCTTTCTCTGCCGGCCAGTGGCCCGGGTGAAGCTGTTTTTTCAATATTGCGGGTCATGGGGAATACCATTTCCTGCTGGTGTCTACTCTTTTTATATGCTTCCAGGATAGCAAGCTTTTCCTTGTAAATCTTTTCGTAATCACAGATACCTTCTATCCTGGTCCTGGCATTAGCGGATATCTGTTTGTATTCTTCTTTTGTGCAGTTTAAGGCCCTGAGCATTTTTTCCCGGAAGGACTGAGGATTTTTATGATCATAGATAAAGCCAGAGATGCCATCTTCTATCATTTCCCTTTGCCCCCCACCATCCGAAATAAGTAAAACCTTACCCTGGCTCATGGCTTCAATCACGGCAAAAGGAAAGTTGTCAACAATGCTTGGAACTATAGTAAGGTAGGATCTTTCCAGTCTTTTAGCCAGGTTTTCAGGTGTAAGCTTACCCTCGAACTTGAATTTTTTCTGATCATAGTACTTTTTGAACTTTTTGATCAAGTATTCCTGCATGCTCATTTGCCGGGGATCAAAAAAGTGATCACCGCCAATAAAGGATACCGTGTGCTCAAATCCTTCCTCCCACATCAGGCTAAGATTCTTAAGCAGGTGAACGGGGCCTTTCTGATAAGTGAGCTTGCCAAAAAAAACAATATCTCCTTCAATCACTTCGGCAGGATCCATATTGGGCTGATAGAGTTGTTTGAAAGGATAACGCAGAACATGGTACTGTTCAAAAGCTTCCTCCAGTTCTGGCCGGATATTGTTTATCAGGAAATGACTTGGTGAAAATCTGATATCAGCGGCCTTGAGGGTCCATTTCTCCATTTCGCCTGTCCAGAAATCAGGCAGCTTATATAAAGGATACTGGAGATACCTTAAGTAAAAAAAGGAGGGTGTATGCGCTGTTAACACAAGGGGTATATCGGCAAGCAGGGGCTCTCCGGTCTTTTTCCTTTGCATGAGATAGTAACCGATGCCATGATAATCCTGGGTTTCAATAAAGTCAGGGCTACCAGACAAACCTATTTCTTCCAGGATAAGGGCTGAAAATTGAAAGCTGAGTGCTGCATGATAGCCAAGGTAGTCATAATAAGGTTGATTGCCAGGTTTGAATCTTATGACATGTATCTTCCTGTAGACAGAACGCTCAATGTTTTTGCTGATATCATGATCGTTTACAAATACAGTTACCTGGTGCCCCTTTTCTGCCAGCATTAATGCATTATGCAGGTTATAGGTACTGATGCCTCCGCCGTGAAAAGGTGGAAATTCTGTAGTGATG from Candidatus Pseudobacter hemicellulosilyticus encodes the following:
- a CDS encoding glycosyltransferase, which translates into the protein MKYWIITTEFPPFHGGGISTYNLHNALMLAEKGHQVTVFVNDHDISKNIERSVYRKIHVIRFKPGNQPYYDYLGYHAALSFQFSALILEEIGLSGSPDFIETQDYHGIGYYLMQRKKTGEPLLADIPLVLTAHTPSFFYLRYLQYPLYKLPDFWTGEMEKWTLKAADIRFSPSHFLINNIRPELEEAFEQYHVLRYPFKQLYQPNMDPAEVIEGDIVFFGKLTYQKGPVHLLKNLSLMWEEGFEHTVSFIGGDHFFDPRQMSMQEYLIKKFKKYYDQKKFKFEGKLTPENLAKRLERSYLTIVPSIVDNFPFAVIEAMSQGKVLLISDGGGQREMIEDGISGFIYDHKNPQSFREKMLRALNCTKEEYKQISANARTRIEGICDYEKIYKEKLAILEAYKKSRHQQEMVFPMTRNIEKTASPGPLAGRERLLSIVVPYYNTGKYIRETIENIYQVNYPQTEIIVVNDGSDDAESIANIILLQKEFNFTLIHQDNKGLAEARNTGIRNASGEFIAFLDADDKVHPDFYKRGIDLLHIYKNISFVSSWVNYFDGTKGIWPTQSPEPPFLLLHNMINAGFVCRREDYYHFGMNDSHFEYGLEDYESNISLLKNGRRGIVIPEPLYYYRIHQESMSRGFNEANQLYLYRLMSNKHADFYQQYGVELFNLLLANGPSYLYDNPTQIPDTNVLELRNRIREFEKAMDWYSRTLNYYENLAKQQDTPLAAINIQEELRQVPAFPGSQDRYTEIKQYYHKEYEVLPIWFKRAGHIIKVFQGHRTFKSLFSNK